AGAAATCCTCAAACTCCCAGAAATCCCATTTCCCTGAGAGAAAAAATGAACGAAAATTTATTTGCCCCTTTCATCTGCCCTACTATTATAGGCATTTCTACTTTACCAATTATTATAATCTTCCCTTGTCTCATTTTTACAACACCCAAGCGTTGACTCCCTAATCGAATCCAAATACTACAAATCTGACTCATCCGACTGATTACTAAACAAATAATAACAATACATAATAACCTAGGTCGCACATGAGCCCTTATACTCATAACTCTTATTCTATTTATCGCCACAACCAACCTTTTAGGCCTTTTACCCTATTCATTCACCCCAACAACACAACTTTCAATAAATATTAGCATAGCTATCCCTCTCTGAATAGCAACCGTACTACTAGGCTTTCGAAACAAACCAAAAACCTCATTAGCCCATTTCCTACCACAAGGAACTCCAACACTTCTTATCCCCATACTAATTATTATTGAGACTATTAGCCTTTTTATTCAACCACTGGCATTAGCAGTCCGATTGACAGCTAACATCACTGCTGGTCACCTACTAATTCATCTTATTAGCTCTGCTGCCTTAGCATTAGTCTCTATTAACATTGTGCTATCCTCAGTTACACTTATTGTTCTCTTCCTCCTAACCATCTTAGAGTTAGCTGTAGCTATAATTCAAGCTTATGTCTTCACCCTGCTAGTAAGCTTATATTTACATAATAACACATAATTACATATTAATATTATAATATATAATGATACTTAATGACCCACCAAACCCATGCCTACCACATAGTAAATCCTAGCCCATGACCACTAACGGGAGCTATATCAGCTCTACTCTTAACCTCAGGAATAATCATATGATTTCATTTCCATTCTATCCTGCTCCTATTTATAGGACTTTCTACCATACTTCTAACAATATACCAATGATGACGGGATATTGTACGAGAAGGCACCTATCAAGGCCATCACACCCCCGTAGTGCAAAAAGGTCTGCGCTACGGCATAATCCTTTTCATCACATCAGAAGTCTTTTTTTTCCTAGGCTTTTTCTGGGCTTTCTACCATTCAAGCCTGTCCCCAGCCTTAGAATTAGGAGGCTGCTGGCCCCCTGTGGGAA
Above is a window of Sarcophilus harrisii mitochondrion, complete genome DNA encoding:
- the ATP6 gene encoding ATP synthase F0 subunit 6, whose product is MNENLFAPFICPTIMGISTLPIIMIFPCLIFTTPKRWLPNRIQMLQIWLIRLITKQMMTMHNNLGRTWALMLMTLILFIATTNLLGLLPYSFTPTTQLSMNISMAIPLWMATVLLGFRNKPKTSLAHFLPQGTPTLLIPMLIIIETISLFIQPLALAVRLTANITAGHLLIHLISSAALALVSINIVLSSVTLIVLFLLTILELAVAMIQAYVFTLLVSLYLHNNT